In Clupea harengus chromosome 25, Ch_v2.0.2, whole genome shotgun sequence, one genomic interval encodes:
- the nr2f6a gene encoding nuclear receptor subfamily 2 group F member 6a isoform X2, whose amino-acid sequence MAMVRGGWGDPNGETNGLGDKGYLRGEEGDESPQAGGSDLEGVDDDKACVVDCVVCGDKSSGKHYGVFTCEGCKSFFKRSVRRNLNYTCRSNRDCQIDQHHRNQCQYCRLKKCERVGMRKEVQRGRIPPSHPSLSPNTPIGVGAVGVGGDGGGVGEFYNGQPVSELISQLLRAEPYPGSRYSHQYNQQLQGGGGGGGGGGGGGTSMGIDNICELAARLLFSIIEWSRSIPYFPELPVSEQVALLRLSWSELFILNAAQSALPLNTAPLLAAAGFHSSPMSAERVVSFMDQVRVFQDQVDKLTRLQVDTAEYACLKAIALFSPDACGLTDPAHVESLQEKAQVALTEYERMQYPSQPQRFGRLLLRLPALRAVPASLISQLFFMRLVGKTPIETLIRDMQLSGSSISWPYAPGQQ is encoded by the exons ATGGCCATGGtgagagggggatggggagatCCCAACGGCGAGACCAACGGTCTGGGGGATAAGGGCTACCTCCGGGGGGAAGAGGGCGACGAGTCCCCCCAGGCGGGGGGCAGTGACTTGGAGGGGGTGGATGATGACAAAGCCTGCGTTGTGGACTGCGTGGTGTGTGGGGACAAGTCCAGCGGCAAACACTACGGCGTGTTCACCTGTGAGGGCTGCAAGAGCTTTTTCAAGAGGAGCGTTCGGCGCAACCTCAACTACACCTGCAG GTCAAACCGGGACTGTCAGATTGACCAACACCACCGTAATCAGTGCCAGTATTGTCGACTAAAGAAGTGCGAAAGGGTGGGAATGCGCAAAGAAG TCCAGCGTGGACGcatccccccatcccaccccagcCTTAGCCCAAACACACCCATAGGGGTTGGCGCCGTCGGCGTCGGAGGAGACGGAGGCGGCGTGGGCGAGTTCTACAACGGCCAGCCGGTGTCTGAGCTGATCTCCCAGCTGCTGCGTGCCGAGCCGTACCCGGGCAGCCGCTACTCCCACCAGTACAACCAGCAGCTGCagggtggcggcggcggcggcggcggcggtggcggaggCGGCACGTCCATGGGCATCGACAACATTTGCGAGCTGGCCGCCCGCCTGCTCTTCAGCATCATCGAGTGGTCCCGGAGCATCCCCTACTTCCCCGAGCTGCCCGTGTCGGAGCAGGTGGCGCTGCTGCGGCTGAGCTGGAGCGAGCTGTTCATCCTGAACGCGGCCCAGTCGGCGCTGCCGCTCAACACCGCCCCGCTGCTGGCCGCCGCCGGGTTCCACTCCTCGCCGATGTCCGCCGAGCGCGTGGTCTCCTTCATGGACCAGGTGCGCGTCTTCCAGGACCAGGTGGACAAGCTGACGCGGCTGCAGGTGGACACGGCCGAGTACGCCTGCCTCAAGGCCATCGCCTTGTTCTCCCCAG acgcATGCGGTCTGACGGACCCAGCGCACGTAGAGAGCCTACAGGAGAAGGCTCAGGTGGCGCTGACGGAGTACGAGCGCATGCAGTACCCGAGCCAGCCCCAGCGCTTCGGCCGCCTGCTGCTGCGCCTGCCCGCGCTCCGCGCAGTGCCCGCCTCGCTCATCTCCCAGCTCTTCTTCATGCGCCTGGTGGGCAAGACGCCCATCGAGACGCTCATCCGAGACATGCAGCTCTCGGGCAGCTCCATCAGCTGGCCTTACGCCCCTGGACAACAGTAG
- the nr2f6a gene encoding nuclear receptor subfamily 2 group F member 6a isoform X1 yields the protein MAMVRGGWGDPNGETNGLGDKGYLRGEEGDESPQAGGSDLEGVDDDKACVVDCVVCGDKSSGKHYGVFTCEGCKSFFKRSVRRNLNYTCRSNRDCQIDQHHRNQCQYCRLKKCERVGMRKEAVQRGRIPPSHPSLSPNTPIGVGAVGVGGDGGGVGEFYNGQPVSELISQLLRAEPYPGSRYSHQYNQQLQGGGGGGGGGGGGGTSMGIDNICELAARLLFSIIEWSRSIPYFPELPVSEQVALLRLSWSELFILNAAQSALPLNTAPLLAAAGFHSSPMSAERVVSFMDQVRVFQDQVDKLTRLQVDTAEYACLKAIALFSPDACGLTDPAHVESLQEKAQVALTEYERMQYPSQPQRFGRLLLRLPALRAVPASLISQLFFMRLVGKTPIETLIRDMQLSGSSISWPYAPGQQ from the exons ATGGCCATGGtgagagggggatggggagatCCCAACGGCGAGACCAACGGTCTGGGGGATAAGGGCTACCTCCGGGGGGAAGAGGGCGACGAGTCCCCCCAGGCGGGGGGCAGTGACTTGGAGGGGGTGGATGATGACAAAGCCTGCGTTGTGGACTGCGTGGTGTGTGGGGACAAGTCCAGCGGCAAACACTACGGCGTGTTCACCTGTGAGGGCTGCAAGAGCTTTTTCAAGAGGAGCGTTCGGCGCAACCTCAACTACACCTGCAG GTCAAACCGGGACTGTCAGATTGACCAACACCACCGTAATCAGTGCCAGTATTGTCGACTAAAGAAGTGCGAAAGGGTGGGAATGCGCAAAGAAG CAGTCCAGCGTGGACGcatccccccatcccaccccagcCTTAGCCCAAACACACCCATAGGGGTTGGCGCCGTCGGCGTCGGAGGAGACGGAGGCGGCGTGGGCGAGTTCTACAACGGCCAGCCGGTGTCTGAGCTGATCTCCCAGCTGCTGCGTGCCGAGCCGTACCCGGGCAGCCGCTACTCCCACCAGTACAACCAGCAGCTGCagggtggcggcggcggcggcggcggcggtggcggaggCGGCACGTCCATGGGCATCGACAACATTTGCGAGCTGGCCGCCCGCCTGCTCTTCAGCATCATCGAGTGGTCCCGGAGCATCCCCTACTTCCCCGAGCTGCCCGTGTCGGAGCAGGTGGCGCTGCTGCGGCTGAGCTGGAGCGAGCTGTTCATCCTGAACGCGGCCCAGTCGGCGCTGCCGCTCAACACCGCCCCGCTGCTGGCCGCCGCCGGGTTCCACTCCTCGCCGATGTCCGCCGAGCGCGTGGTCTCCTTCATGGACCAGGTGCGCGTCTTCCAGGACCAGGTGGACAAGCTGACGCGGCTGCAGGTGGACACGGCCGAGTACGCCTGCCTCAAGGCCATCGCCTTGTTCTCCCCAG acgcATGCGGTCTGACGGACCCAGCGCACGTAGAGAGCCTACAGGAGAAGGCTCAGGTGGCGCTGACGGAGTACGAGCGCATGCAGTACCCGAGCCAGCCCCAGCGCTTCGGCCGCCTGCTGCTGCGCCTGCCCGCGCTCCGCGCAGTGCCCGCCTCGCTCATCTCCCAGCTCTTCTTCATGCGCCTGGTGGGCAAGACGCCCATCGAGACGCTCATCCGAGACATGCAGCTCTCGGGCAGCTCCATCAGCTGGCCTTACGCCCCTGGACAACAGTAG
- the plvapa gene encoding plasmalemma vesicle associated protein a isoform X2: MYNNGYTQSKLGASAKKIHRAKGKSCGYYMKIVFFFSSLIQTLIIVSLVLFLVYGQPDESAAEKRLQVLDPMHNQLNIRYGHLQEETRNLTWKLNITNRELEIVHRNMTTLRKLANESTSIITTLQKKVFQCQTSPTPTCNCPRTPFPPSTQSNGQVMALQYENNQLKRLLQIVQGNFSETFQVLKLELDSENKERESLRLETIKLRQEKSSVEMEIELFKKKCEEDFIKSLEGIPDIARAFRQKIETFIPQLLPFHITCAKQHDQLVQIRDNCSSLSTEVENKFQLYLNDVGYKVSATAHKVTHLEAKTIHLDRNLKECKQNLSSMEEKNKKHFRESQQSHDKDMQKVLLEQRKLRGAKELMDETLRLKESEINMLKEKINTSLANCAHRPPPPKPFPGNSFPAGVGIGTGVTGMGNTGSSGSSSGRFPTGGGPSIPGSGRSALGGTGLGSGPFGAGAGNAGAFGTGAGNAGAFGAGAGNAGAFGTGAGNAGAFGAGAGNAGLARTGVTGGMGSSGLGVGVGRTGVGGAGLPSSGSMGSTGAGINTGSLGTGAGRTGAGGAAFGGTGFGSSGGMRSTGTGHGGFGSAGSMGPSGAGGSRAASAGTGSSTAGLGNMGFGGAGSSRTGPSGTGYGGTGVGGTGGFGGTGSAGTGAGRTGFGASGSGRAGGVGSTGMYGGGFGATDNIANHLRELQKWQ, encoded by the exons ATGTACAACAACGGCTACACTCAATCTAAGCTTGGTGCGAGTGCCAAGAAGATCCACAGGGCCAAGGGCAAGAGTTGTGGCTACTACATGAAAattgtcttctttttctcctcactGATCCAGACACTGATCATTGTCAGCCTGGTTCTTTTTCTGGTCTACGGGCAACCAGATGAGTCTGCGGCAGAGAAAAGACTGCAAGTGCTTGACCCAATGCACAACCAGCTCAACATAAGATACGGACACCTTCAGGAGGAGACCAGAAATCTTACCTGGAAACTGAACATAACAAATCGGGAACTGGAAATTGTGCACAGGAATATGACCACCCTACGGAAATTGGCCAATGAGTCTACTTCTATCATCACAACTCTTCAAAAGAAAGTT TTTCAATGCCAAACGTCTCCAACACCAACATGTAATTGCCCAAGAACGCCATTCCCGCCATCTACTCAATCAAATG GCCAGGTAATGGCTCtacaatatgaaaacaaccagctGAAAAGATTGCTGCAAATTGTGCAAGGAAATTTTTCAGAAACTTTTCAAGTTTTGAAATTGGAACTGGACAGTGAAAACAAGGAAAGGGAATCTCTGAGGCTAGAGACAATCAAACTACGGCAAGAGAAGTCCTCTGTTGAGATGGAGATCGAATTGTTTAAGAAGAAGTGTGAGGAGGACTTCATCAAATCTTTGGAGGGAATCCCAGACATCGCCAGGGCATTCCGGCAGAAGATTGAAACCTTTATCCCACAATTGCTCCCTTTCCACATAACCTGTGCCAAGCAGCATGATCAGCTGGTGCAGATTCGGGATAATTGCAGTAGCCTATCAACGGAGGTGGAGAACAAGTTTCAGCTTTACTTGAATGACGTTGGATACAAAGTTTCAGCCACAGCTCACAAAGTGACCCATCTCGAGGCAAAAACAATACATCTGGATAGGAATCTGAAGGAATGCAAACAGAATCTAAGTTCAATGGAAGAAAAGAATAAGAAACATTTTAGAGAGTCCCAGCAGAGTCATGACAAGGACATGCAAAAAGTTCTGCTGGAGCAAAGGAAACTGCGCGGAGCGAAGGAGCTGATGGATGAAACCCTTAGGTTAAAGGAATCAGAAATCAACATGCTAAAAGAAAAGATAAACACCTCTCTGGCTAACTGTGCACACAGG CCGCCACCACCAAAGCCTTTTCCGGGGAATTCATTTCCAGCTGGGGTTGGAATAGGAACAGGAGTAACTGGGATGGGGAATACAGGATCAAGTGGATCAAGCTCTGGGAGATTCCCAACAGGGGGAGGGCCAAGTATTCCTGGGTCTGGCAGATCAGCATTAGGTGGAACAGGATTGGGTTCAGGGCCCTTTGGAGCAG GCGCTGGTAATGCTGGGGCCTTTGGAACAGGAGCTGGTAATGCTGGGGCCTTTGGAGCAGGCGCTGGTAATGCTGGGGCCTTTGGAACAGGCGCTGGTAATGCTGGGGCCTTTGGAGCAGGAGCTGGTAATGCTGGGCTGGCCAGAACAGGGGTTACAGGAGGAATGGGATCATCAGGTTTAGGAGTAGGAGTAGGTAGAACAGGAGTGGGTGGAGCAGGGTTACCCTCATCTGGTAGTATGGGATCAACTGGAGCTGGAATAAACACAGGCTCTCTTGGAACAGGAGCCGGTAGAACAGGAGCAGGTGGAGCAGCGTTTGGTGGAACAGGGTTTGGCTCATCTGGAGGTATGAGATCAACTGGAACAGGACATGGTGGGTTTGGTTCCGCTGGCAGTATGGGGCCTAGTGGAGCAGGAGGCAGTCGAGCTGCATCTGCTGGAACAGGGTCTAGTACTGCAGGATTGGGGAACATGGGCTTTGGAGGAGCCGGATCCAGCAGAACAGGGCCGAGTGGGACAGGGTATGGAGGGACCGGGGTAGGAGGCACAGGTGGGTTTGGAGGGACTGGCTcagcaggaacaggagcaggTCGAACTGGGTTTGGTGCATCAGGATCTGGACGAGCAGGGGGGGTTGGCAGTACAGGGATGTACGGAGGAGGCTTTGGCGCCACAG ACAACATCGCAAATCACTTGAGAGAGCTCCAGAAGTGGCAGTGA
- the plvapa gene encoding plasmalemma vesicle associated protein a isoform X3, with the protein MYNNGYTQSKLGASAKKIHRAKGKSCGYYMKIVFFFSSLIQTLIIVSLVLFLVYGQPDESAAEKRLQVLDPMHNQLNIRYGHLQEETRNLTWKLNITNRELEIVHRNMTTLRKLANESTSIITTLQKKVFQCQTSPTPTCNCPRTPFPPSTQSNGQVMALQYENNQLKRLLQIVQGNFSETFQVLKLELDSENKERESLRLETIKLRQEKSSVEMEIELFKKKCEEDFIKSLEGIPDIARAFRQKIETFIPQLLPFHITCAKQHDQLVQIRDNCSSLSTEVENKFQLYLNDVGYKVSATAHKVTHLEAKTIHLDRNLKECKQNLSSMEEKNKKHFRESQQSHDKDMQKVLLEQRKLRGAKELMDETLRLKESEINMLKEKINTSLANCAHRPPPPKPFPGNSFPAGVGIGTGVTGMGNTGSSGSSSGRFPTGGGPSIPGSGRSALGGTGLGSGPFGAGAGNAGAFGTGAGNAGAFGAGAGNAGLARTGVTGGMGSSGLGVGVGRTGVGGAGLPSSGSMGSTGAGINTGSLGTGAGRTGAGGAAFGGTGFGSSGGMRSTGTGHGGFGSAGSMGPSGAGGSRAASAGTGSSTAGLGNMGFGGAGSSRTGPSGTGYGGTGVGGTGGFGGTGSAGTGAGRTGFGASGSGRAGGVGSTGMYGGGFGATDNIANHLRELQKWQ; encoded by the exons ATGTACAACAACGGCTACACTCAATCTAAGCTTGGTGCGAGTGCCAAGAAGATCCACAGGGCCAAGGGCAAGAGTTGTGGCTACTACATGAAAattgtcttctttttctcctcactGATCCAGACACTGATCATTGTCAGCCTGGTTCTTTTTCTGGTCTACGGGCAACCAGATGAGTCTGCGGCAGAGAAAAGACTGCAAGTGCTTGACCCAATGCACAACCAGCTCAACATAAGATACGGACACCTTCAGGAGGAGACCAGAAATCTTACCTGGAAACTGAACATAACAAATCGGGAACTGGAAATTGTGCACAGGAATATGACCACCCTACGGAAATTGGCCAATGAGTCTACTTCTATCATCACAACTCTTCAAAAGAAAGTT TTTCAATGCCAAACGTCTCCAACACCAACATGTAATTGCCCAAGAACGCCATTCCCGCCATCTACTCAATCAAATG GCCAGGTAATGGCTCtacaatatgaaaacaaccagctGAAAAGATTGCTGCAAATTGTGCAAGGAAATTTTTCAGAAACTTTTCAAGTTTTGAAATTGGAACTGGACAGTGAAAACAAGGAAAGGGAATCTCTGAGGCTAGAGACAATCAAACTACGGCAAGAGAAGTCCTCTGTTGAGATGGAGATCGAATTGTTTAAGAAGAAGTGTGAGGAGGACTTCATCAAATCTTTGGAGGGAATCCCAGACATCGCCAGGGCATTCCGGCAGAAGATTGAAACCTTTATCCCACAATTGCTCCCTTTCCACATAACCTGTGCCAAGCAGCATGATCAGCTGGTGCAGATTCGGGATAATTGCAGTAGCCTATCAACGGAGGTGGAGAACAAGTTTCAGCTTTACTTGAATGACGTTGGATACAAAGTTTCAGCCACAGCTCACAAAGTGACCCATCTCGAGGCAAAAACAATACATCTGGATAGGAATCTGAAGGAATGCAAACAGAATCTAAGTTCAATGGAAGAAAAGAATAAGAAACATTTTAGAGAGTCCCAGCAGAGTCATGACAAGGACATGCAAAAAGTTCTGCTGGAGCAAAGGAAACTGCGCGGAGCGAAGGAGCTGATGGATGAAACCCTTAGGTTAAAGGAATCAGAAATCAACATGCTAAAAGAAAAGATAAACACCTCTCTGGCTAACTGTGCACACAGG CCGCCACCACCAAAGCCTTTTCCGGGGAATTCATTTCCAGCTGGGGTTGGAATAGGAACAGGAGTAACTGGGATGGGGAATACAGGATCAAGTGGATCAAGCTCTGGGAGATTCCCAACAGGGGGAGGGCCAAGTATTCCTGGGTCTGGCAGATCAGCATTAGGTGGAACAGGATTGGGTTCAGGGCCCTTTGGAGCAG GCGCTGGTAATGCTGGGGCCTTTGGAACAGGCGCTGGTAATGCTGGGGCCTTTGGAGCAGGAGCTGGTAATGCTGGGCTGGCCAGAACAGGGGTTACAGGAGGAATGGGATCATCAGGTTTAGGAGTAGGAGTAGGTAGAACAGGAGTGGGTGGAGCAGGGTTACCCTCATCTGGTAGTATGGGATCAACTGGAGCTGGAATAAACACAGGCTCTCTTGGAACAGGAGCCGGTAGAACAGGAGCAGGTGGAGCAGCGTTTGGTGGAACAGGGTTTGGCTCATCTGGAGGTATGAGATCAACTGGAACAGGACATGGTGGGTTTGGTTCCGCTGGCAGTATGGGGCCTAGTGGAGCAGGAGGCAGTCGAGCTGCATCTGCTGGAACAGGGTCTAGTACTGCAGGATTGGGGAACATGGGCTTTGGAGGAGCCGGATCCAGCAGAACAGGGCCGAGTGGGACAGGGTATGGAGGGACCGGGGTAGGAGGCACAGGTGGGTTTGGAGGGACTGGCTcagcaggaacaggagcaggTCGAACTGGGTTTGGTGCATCAGGATCTGGACGAGCAGGGGGGGTTGGCAGTACAGGGATGTACGGAGGAGGCTTTGGCGCCACAG ACAACATCGCAAATCACTTGAGAGAGCTCCAGAAGTGGCAGTGA
- the plvapa gene encoding plasmalemma vesicle associated protein a isoform X1 → MYNNGYTQSKLGASAKKIHRAKGKSCGYYMKIVFFFSSLIQTLIIVSLVLFLVYGQPDESAAEKRLQVLDPMHNQLNIRYGHLQEETRNLTWKLNITNRELEIVHRNMTTLRKLANESTSIITTLQKKVFQCQTSPTPTCNCPRTPFPPSTQSNGQVMALQYENNQLKRLLQIVQGNFSETFQVLKLELDSENKERESLRLETIKLRQEKSSVEMEIELFKKKCEEDFIKSLEGIPDIARAFRQKIETFIPQLLPFHITCAKQHDQLVQIRDNCSSLSTEVENKFQLYLNDVGYKVSATAHKVTHLEAKTIHLDRNLKECKQNLSSMEEKNKKHFRESQQSHDKDMQKVLLEQRKLRGAKELMDETLRLKESEINMLKEKINTSLANCAHRPPPPKPFPGNSFPAGVGIGTGVTGMGNTGSSGSSSGRFPTGGGPSIPGSGRSALGGTGLGSGPFGAGAGNAGAFGTGAGNAGAFGTGAGNAGAFGAGAGNAGAFGTGAGNAGAFGAGAGNAGLARTGVTGGMGSSGLGVGVGRTGVGGAGLPSSGSMGSTGAGINTGSLGTGAGRTGAGGAAFGGTGFGSSGGMRSTGTGHGGFGSAGSMGPSGAGGSRAASAGTGSSTAGLGNMGFGGAGSSRTGPSGTGYGGTGVGGTGGFGGTGSAGTGAGRTGFGASGSGRAGGVGSTGMYGGGFGATDNIANHLRELQKWQ, encoded by the exons ATGTACAACAACGGCTACACTCAATCTAAGCTTGGTGCGAGTGCCAAGAAGATCCACAGGGCCAAGGGCAAGAGTTGTGGCTACTACATGAAAattgtcttctttttctcctcactGATCCAGACACTGATCATTGTCAGCCTGGTTCTTTTTCTGGTCTACGGGCAACCAGATGAGTCTGCGGCAGAGAAAAGACTGCAAGTGCTTGACCCAATGCACAACCAGCTCAACATAAGATACGGACACCTTCAGGAGGAGACCAGAAATCTTACCTGGAAACTGAACATAACAAATCGGGAACTGGAAATTGTGCACAGGAATATGACCACCCTACGGAAATTGGCCAATGAGTCTACTTCTATCATCACAACTCTTCAAAAGAAAGTT TTTCAATGCCAAACGTCTCCAACACCAACATGTAATTGCCCAAGAACGCCATTCCCGCCATCTACTCAATCAAATG GCCAGGTAATGGCTCtacaatatgaaaacaaccagctGAAAAGATTGCTGCAAATTGTGCAAGGAAATTTTTCAGAAACTTTTCAAGTTTTGAAATTGGAACTGGACAGTGAAAACAAGGAAAGGGAATCTCTGAGGCTAGAGACAATCAAACTACGGCAAGAGAAGTCCTCTGTTGAGATGGAGATCGAATTGTTTAAGAAGAAGTGTGAGGAGGACTTCATCAAATCTTTGGAGGGAATCCCAGACATCGCCAGGGCATTCCGGCAGAAGATTGAAACCTTTATCCCACAATTGCTCCCTTTCCACATAACCTGTGCCAAGCAGCATGATCAGCTGGTGCAGATTCGGGATAATTGCAGTAGCCTATCAACGGAGGTGGAGAACAAGTTTCAGCTTTACTTGAATGACGTTGGATACAAAGTTTCAGCCACAGCTCACAAAGTGACCCATCTCGAGGCAAAAACAATACATCTGGATAGGAATCTGAAGGAATGCAAACAGAATCTAAGTTCAATGGAAGAAAAGAATAAGAAACATTTTAGAGAGTCCCAGCAGAGTCATGACAAGGACATGCAAAAAGTTCTGCTGGAGCAAAGGAAACTGCGCGGAGCGAAGGAGCTGATGGATGAAACCCTTAGGTTAAAGGAATCAGAAATCAACATGCTAAAAGAAAAGATAAACACCTCTCTGGCTAACTGTGCACACAGG CCGCCACCACCAAAGCCTTTTCCGGGGAATTCATTTCCAGCTGGGGTTGGAATAGGAACAGGAGTAACTGGGATGGGGAATACAGGATCAAGTGGATCAAGCTCTGGGAGATTCCCAACAGGGGGAGGGCCAAGTATTCCTGGGTCTGGCAGATCAGCATTAGGTGGAACAGGATTGGGTTCAGGGCCCTTTGGAGCAGGCGCTGGTAATGCTGGGGCCTTTGGAACAGGCGCTGGTAATGCTGGGGCCTTTGGAACAGGAGCTGGTAATGCTGGGGCCTTTGGAGCAGGCGCTGGTAATGCTGGGGCCTTTGGAACAGGCGCTGGTAATGCTGGGGCCTTTGGAGCAGGAGCTGGTAATGCTGGGCTGGCCAGAACAGGGGTTACAGGAGGAATGGGATCATCAGGTTTAGGAGTAGGAGTAGGTAGAACAGGAGTGGGTGGAGCAGGGTTACCCTCATCTGGTAGTATGGGATCAACTGGAGCTGGAATAAACACAGGCTCTCTTGGAACAGGAGCCGGTAGAACAGGAGCAGGTGGAGCAGCGTTTGGTGGAACAGGGTTTGGCTCATCTGGAGGTATGAGATCAACTGGAACAGGACATGGTGGGTTTGGTTCCGCTGGCAGTATGGGGCCTAGTGGAGCAGGAGGCAGTCGAGCTGCATCTGCTGGAACAGGGTCTAGTACTGCAGGATTGGGGAACATGGGCTTTGGAGGAGCCGGATCCAGCAGAACAGGGCCGAGTGGGACAGGGTATGGAGGGACCGGGGTAGGAGGCACAGGTGGGTTTGGAGGGACTGGCTcagcaggaacaggagcaggTCGAACTGGGTTTGGTGCATCAGGATCTGGACGAGCAGGGGGGGTTGGCAGTACAGGGATGTACGGAGGAGGCTTTGGCGCCACAG ACAACATCGCAAATCACTTGAGAGAGCTCCAGAAGTGGCAGTGA